Proteins encoded together in one Desulfobacter hydrogenophilus window:
- a CDS encoding HEAT repeat domain-containing protein, whose translation MGFKADASFLKFLTMGAVGVQQVVKQLRDLGFQPIELERYCASNKIWTTKVKRLRLPDLLCIKTGLRIEAKGKSDLTVKMSHAEHNPDRSWDAGLNPQDLIAFIKCYTEDTICAAESALFFEVGDLKANIHSAKLGPPKSASEGAERDLTWPCIVAKKDGEVLDVDQINGKIKTKPDEGRKYTYTLRGKTPYVAAGDRYKAFESILAGTLSGPVDVRQRLNDTWDPFDLLNSEIDIDRYAATKAIPFLEINPANDAVNILEGLLDNELDERVALEMASSLARLNSQKGFDFICNKIENPTEAYIPMEATFILTEIANNPSIQTMESLAGNQDFVGNEIRQAAVWGLGKAGAKAYNKLIQFIDDEEDEVALHAIAAFGNDTDNATIDNLIELLVSGSPRQKAAVCKSLSMIQSDYVINQLKQAAENSPGQKSWIIASLGQQTPENVRLALGNSSLLEQTQPLFHMSKYENWLATTEKDIDLKFLVAQSIF comes from the coding sequence TGCAAGCTTCTTGAAATTTCTTACAATGGGTGCCGTAGGCGTCCAGCAGGTTGTAAAGCAACTCAGAGACCTTGGCTTTCAACCAATAGAATTAGAAAGATATTGTGCTTCAAATAAAATCTGGACAACAAAAGTAAAAAGATTGCGTCTTCCTGATCTCCTCTGTATAAAAACCGGTCTTCGTATTGAAGCTAAAGGAAAATCAGATCTCACAGTTAAAATGAGCCACGCTGAACATAATCCTGATAGATCATGGGATGCAGGATTAAATCCGCAAGACCTGATTGCTTTTATCAAATGCTACACTGAAGATACAATTTGCGCCGCAGAATCAGCACTATTTTTTGAAGTTGGAGATCTTAAAGCTAATATCCATTCCGCAAAGTTAGGACCTCCAAAATCTGCGTCAGAAGGAGCAGAAAGAGATTTGACATGGCCTTGCATTGTGGCAAAAAAAGATGGTGAAGTCCTTGATGTAGACCAAATAAATGGAAAAATAAAGACAAAACCTGATGAAGGGAGAAAGTACACCTATACTCTTCGTGGAAAAACGCCGTATGTTGCAGCCGGTGACAGATATAAAGCCTTTGAATCTATCCTTGCCGGTACTTTATCAGGGCCGGTTGATGTAAGACAAAGACTCAATGATACATGGGACCCATTTGATCTTCTAAATTCAGAGATTGACATTGATCGGTATGCTGCTACTAAAGCTATTCCTTTCTTGGAGATAAATCCTGCAAATGATGCTGTAAATATTTTAGAGGGGCTTTTAGATAATGAATTAGATGAACGTGTTGCGCTTGAGATGGCCTCCTCTCTTGCCAGGCTTAATTCACAGAAGGGATTCGATTTCATTTGTAACAAAATTGAGAATCCTACTGAAGCCTATATACCAATGGAAGCAACCTTCATATTAACTGAAATTGCTAACAATCCAAGCATCCAAACAATGGAATCTCTTGCTGGCAATCAAGATTTTGTGGGGAACGAAATTCGACAAGCTGCGGTATGGGGATTGGGTAAAGCAGGAGCAAAAGCCTACAATAAACTTATTCAATTCATTGATGATGAAGAAGATGAAGTAGCTCTCCATGCTATTGCAGCCTTTGGAAACGATACTGATAATGCTACCATTGACAACCTCATAGAATTATTGGTCTCAGGAAGTCCAAGACAAAAAGCTGCCGTTTGCAAATCACTCTCCATGATTCAATCCGACTATGTTATAAATCAACTCAAACAAGCCGCTGAAAACTCACCAGGACAAAAGAGTTGGATTATTGCATCATTGGGTCAACAGACCCCTGAAAACGTAAGATTGGCATTGGGAAACAGCTCACTGCTTGAACAAACTCAGCCTTTGTTTCATATGTCAAAATATGAAAACTGGCTTGCCACAACAGAGAAGGATATAGACCTTAAATTCCTTGTAGCGCAAAGCATATTTTAA